One genomic window of uncultured Campylobacter sp. includes the following:
- a CDS encoding DUF3137 domain-containing protein, whose translation MSLVSYELKKQKLDEARNVALWKVRGGVAVVVLALFIAMRKDFGDFSFLFLLVLLALAYPAYKYLAVRISRKFEALSEEAFKNEFLLWIAKELRLTFQPFGAFLLDEIYKNPLRKEANLCTCKHAIVGKTPEFGIKIGDICLSRDFDKNREDRVFELDKILHLKKKDDTAIFDGLFAKFDFSETFDSKILVVPRGEFIFGASDLKLLKDSPLLSASFDVYLNNPAAAAFLQNKKILENMQTITVNLFGKTELYLGENSLVIGVENSEIFKSAPSSQSAKLLESLNKMIEIAKIFAYLKKLGQVE comes from the coding sequence ATGAGCCTTGTTTCTTACGAATTAAAAAAGCAAAAACTAGATGAAGCGCGCAATGTGGCGCTTTGGAAGGTGCGTGGCGGTGTAGCAGTGGTAGTACTGGCGCTGTTTATCGCTATGCGCAAGGATTTCGGAGATTTCTCATTCCTGTTTTTATTAGTGCTGCTAGCTCTTGCTTATCCTGCTTACAAATACCTAGCCGTGCGCATTTCGCGTAAATTTGAAGCGCTCAGCGAAGAGGCTTTTAAAAACGAATTTTTGCTTTGGATCGCAAAGGAGCTGCGTCTTACCTTTCAGCCTTTCGGCGCGTTTTTACTCGATGAAATTTACAAAAATCCGCTCCGTAAAGAGGCAAATCTATGTACTTGCAAGCACGCGATAGTGGGCAAGACGCCCGAATTTGGCATAAAAATCGGCGACATCTGCCTAAGTCGCGACTTCGATAAAAATAGAGAGGATCGGGTCTTTGAGCTGGATAAAATTTTACATCTTAAAAAGAAGGACGATACTGCGATATTCGACGGGCTTTTTGCAAAATTTGATTTTAGCGAGACTTTCGATAGCAAAATTTTAGTCGTGCCGCGCGGAGAGTTCATCTTCGGCGCATCGGATCTTAAACTGCTAAAAGATAGCCCCCTTTTAAGCGCATCGTTTGATGTTTATCTCAACAACCCCGCCGCCGCCGCATTTTTGCAAAACAAAAAAATTTTAGAAAATATGCAGACGATCACCGTCAATTTGTTCGGTAAAACCGAGCTTTATCTGGGCGAAAACAGCCTCGTAATCGGCGTTGAAAATAGCGAAATTTTCAAATCTGCGCCGAGCTCGCAAAGCGCGAAGTTGCTCGAAAGCCTAAACAAAATGATTGAGATCGCTAAAATTTTTGCATATCTCAAAAAGCTCGGGCAGGTGGAATAA